A genomic region of Mycobacterium sp. Aquia_213 contains the following coding sequences:
- a CDS encoding S8 family serine peptidase — MQQSGTGNGKVWRRRASCAAIAALLLTSGSLAGLPPAYAISPPTIDPAAVPPDGPPGPPAPMKQNSYCTEVGVLPGTDFKLQPKYMDMLNMQEAWQFGRGAGVKVAVIDTGVTPHPRFPHLIPGGDYIMGGDGLSDCDAHGTIVASMIGAAPANGAPPPPVAGPRKPVTIPTTEAPPKAPPPQTVTLSPLPQTVTMVPASPPSEAPPPWAPQPPPPAEPAPASPSQGAPAPVAPASPSQAPQGAPPGPPVVPGAANHGGGTVTIPSYSGGGQTIQVGNPHPLAPTPTPAPPPPPPPPPAPSAGPDAYSGIAPDVDIISIRQSSGAFGLKDAYTGDEDPQTSAKISGVETMARAIVHAANMGASVINISDVTCMSARNIIDQRALGAAVRYAAVERNAVIVAAAGDTSKKDCKQNPIFDPLKPKDPRDWNAVTTVVTPSWFSDFVLTVGAVDSEGHAQTQGSQGQGPSSVAGPWVGIAAPGSDVIGLSPRDDGLINAIDGPDNSLLVPSGTSFSAAIVSGVAALVRAKYPQLSAYQVINRLERSARAPSRGVDNQLGYGVVDPVAALTWDIPDGPIKPPQQLSIPLNVPKPPPHRDMLPVWVAAGGLTGALLIGGAVFGIATLMKRRRQQQ; from the coding sequence ATGCAGCAATCCGGTACCGGTAACGGCAAGGTGTGGCGTAGGCGCGCATCCTGTGCGGCGATCGCCGCACTCCTGCTCACATCGGGTTCACTAGCCGGGTTACCGCCCGCGTACGCGATATCGCCGCCGACGATCGACCCGGCGGCGGTGCCGCCGGACGGTCCGCCGGGGCCGCCGGCGCCGATGAAGCAGAACTCGTACTGCACCGAGGTCGGGGTGCTGCCCGGCACCGATTTCAAGCTGCAGCCGAAGTACATGGACATGCTGAATATGCAGGAGGCATGGCAGTTCGGTCGCGGCGCCGGGGTCAAGGTCGCCGTCATCGACACGGGTGTAACTCCGCACCCCCGGTTTCCGCATCTGATTCCCGGCGGGGACTACATCATGGGTGGCGACGGGCTGTCCGACTGCGACGCCCACGGCACCATCGTGGCGTCGATGATCGGTGCGGCGCCGGCGAATGGCGCGCCACCGCCACCGGTGGCGGGACCGCGCAAGCCGGTGACCATTCCCACCACGGAAGCGCCGCCGAAAGCTCCGCCGCCGCAGACCGTGACGCTGTCGCCGTTGCCCCAGACCGTGACGATGGTGCCCGCTTCGCCGCCTTCCGAGGCTCCGCCACCGTGGGCACCCCAGCCACCGCCGCCGGCGGAGCCTGCGCCTGCCTCACCGTCACAGGGTGCACCTGCGCCGGTCGCGCCGGCCTCACCGTCACAGGCACCGCAGGGAGCACCGCCGGGACCGCCGGTGGTGCCGGGTGCCGCTAACCACGGCGGCGGCACGGTGACGATTCCGAGCTACTCCGGTGGCGGGCAGACGATTCAGGTCGGCAATCCGCACCCGCTGGCACCGACACCGACGCCCGCACCTCCGCCGCCTCCTCCGCCACCGCCGGCACCGTCCGCGGGCCCCGATGCCTACAGCGGCATCGCCCCCGATGTCGACATCATCTCGATCCGTCAGTCCAGCGGGGCCTTCGGCCTCAAGGACGCCTACACCGGCGATGAGGACCCGCAGACCTCGGCAAAGATCTCCGGCGTCGAGACGATGGCACGCGCGATCGTGCACGCCGCCAACATGGGGGCCTCGGTGATCAACATCTCCGATGTGACCTGCATGAGCGCGCGCAACATCATCGACCAGCGCGCCCTGGGAGCGGCAGTCCGCTACGCGGCGGTCGAGCGCAACGCCGTCATCGTGGCCGCCGCCGGCGACACCAGCAAAAAGGACTGCAAGCAGAACCCGATCTTCGACCCGCTGAAGCCCAAAGACCCGCGCGACTGGAACGCCGTCACCACCGTGGTGACGCCGTCTTGGTTCAGCGATTTCGTCTTGACCGTAGGTGCGGTGGATTCGGAAGGTCACGCGCAGACGCAGGGCAGTCAGGGGCAGGGCCCATCGAGCGTCGCCGGTCCGTGGGTCGGGATCGCGGCACCCGGAAGCGACGTCATCGGGCTCTCACCCCGGGACGACGGTCTGATCAACGCGATTGACGGGCCCGACAACTCGCTGCTGGTCCCCAGCGGCACCAGCTTTTCGGCCGCGATCGTGTCCGGGGTGGCGGCGCTCGTCCGTGCCAAGTACCCCCAGCTGTCCGCATACCAAGTGATCAACCGGCTGGAGCGCTCCGCGCGGGCACCTTCCCGCGGGGTGGATAACCAGCTCGGTTACGGCGTCGTCGACCCGGTAGCAGCGCTGACCTGGGACATTCCCGACGGCCCGATCAAGCCGCCACAGCAACTGTCGATACCGTTGAACGTGCCCAAACCGCCCCCGCACCGCGACATGCTGCCGGTGTGGGTGGCGGCCGGGGGGTTGACCGGTGCACTACTGATCGGCGGTGCAGTATTTGGGATCGCGACGTTGATGAAACGCCGCAGGCAGCAACAATAA